The DNA region agtgtaatggagtgtagtgtaatgtagtgtagtgtagtgtagtgtagtgttgtgtaatgtagtgtagtgtggtgtagtgtagtgtaatgtagtgtagtgtagtgtactgtactgtactgtagtgttgtgtaatgtagtgtagtgtggtgtagtttagtgtaatgtagtgtaatgtaatgtaatgcagagcaatgtaatgtagcgtaatagagtgtagtgcaatgtaatgtagtgtagtgtaatgtgatgcaatgttAGTGTGATGCTGACCTCGCGCAGCAGCTCCTCGTGCTTCTCCTTGATGTGCACGAACAGGTCCTGCTCCGTCTCGAAGGGCTCGTTGCACTTGACACACTTGAAGGTGGCGCCCCCCTCTGGCAGCTCCTCGATGCTGCCCTGCTCGTTGCGCAGGTGGGCGGCGCTGGTCAGGTGCTGGTGCAGGTTGCTCTCCGTGTAGAAGGACTTGCCGCACAGCAGGCAGTGGAAGTGCTTGTCTTTAGACGGGTGCTTCATGGAGATGTGGACGTTGAGGCCGCTCAGGCCGTCCGCCATGAAGCCGCAGTCCTCGCACTTGATGCGCTGGCCGGGCGCCATCCCCCGCGTGGTGATGGTGGCCAGCAGCGGCCGGCCTCGCTTGGGCTTCGTCAGCGGGCCCGGTAGAGACAGCGCTACGCCGCCGCTTGTCGTCGTCATCGTGGAGTCTCCTCCGTCGGCGCCGTCGCCCTCCTGCAAAACCTTGAGGGAGATGATGCAGGGGTCGAACGGATGGGCTCGAACCAGCTGCCTATCGGTGAAAGAGTCGTCACACTTGCCCTcaacaaagtcctcctcctcctcctcttcctcctcttcatcatcacacTCGTCCAAACCTCCTTCCTCGGCCTCTGCCTCCCTTTCCAAATCGTCATCATCAGCGTTAGGTGGAGCATTCAGGGCCGCCTCTGTTTCGCTTGGGTCAAGTTTTATGGTGACCGTGCCGTCTGCGTCGGCGTCGGCTGGGTCCAGCGTCATCGTGACTGTTCCTTCCGTGTCGTCAACTGGATCCAGTTTGATTGTGACTGTGGTGGTGGACTCCTTCACGGCTTCAGGAGCTTCTTCCTCGGGCGCTTTTTCAGTATCAGCTGCGCCGTCTGTGACCtcctctgtggtggtggtggtggtggtggtgctggtgggctTTTCTTGTCCTTGATTGGTGGAGGAGGTGTCTGTCATGTTTGGCGTAGTAGCATCATCCTGGTCCATGGCAGTCTCGCTGTTTTCAGCCTCTGTCTCAGCTTCAGCTTCAGGTTCGGACGGCTGGGCTGTCTCCTCCGTCTCCGTCGTAGGAGGAGGTGCTACAAGGACGGCCACGCCGCCGGCGTCTTCTTGGTcgccttttcctcctcctcctcctgcacagcTCTCCCGGTAGACCAGGCTCTTCTGCTTGTGCTTGTCGGTGGACGCGTGGCGCGACATCTCTCGCCGGGTCACCGCGTAGTAGTTGCAGGCCAGGCACACAAACTCAAAGTCTTTGGTGTGCTTCCTCTTGACGTGGAGCTCCAGCGACGGGATGGAATGGGCCACAAAGTTGCAGTGCGCACAGGAATTGACGGGGTCGTACTTGCTCCTTCTCGGGTGAAGGGTCGGGAAAAGGGTCTTTGCGGTCTTAGGGGGGGGGTTACTCTGAGCCTCGACGCCGTCGCTGGTTTGGGGCTGCTGTGGTGGCTCGccgtctgctgctgctgatgctgctgactCAGTCATGGTCACGTCATCTTCGGCCTGgctgtagtctactttcttgaaGCGCACGATTTCAATGTCACCGCTCTTTCCAGCAGCTTCCTCACTCATCACTTGCACGACGGGGTCCGTGTTGCCGCCGGCACCCTCCGCGCGCTTGACGTGCTTCTTGGTGACGCAGTGGCGGTCCATGTCGCCCTTGGTCACGCAGTAGTAGCGGCAGAGCTTGCACATGTAGCTGTACTGGTGGCTGTGCCTTCGACGGATGTGGACGCTGAGGTTGGTGGCGTTGGAGGCCACGAGGCCGCAGTGGGGGCAGGTGGTGACGTTGGTCCCCTTCGGCCGCCCCCTTTTCCTTTTGGCAGGGGAGGCGCCGTCCCCACTTTTCTCGTCGGAGAACACCTCCGCCTCCTGCTCTGCCGTCGCATCGTCCCCCTGCTGCACGTCCTCTCCCGTCTCCCCATCACCACCGCCACCTTCTGCATCCGTGCCGTCGGTCGACGACGCCGGCTGATTGTCGCTGTTCTGGGACAGGATCACGTGCACTTTTTCGACGCATTCGGCGTACGAGGCCCCGACCTCCTTATTCTTGGCGGCGTCCTGGTGTGGCGCGCTGGCGAGGTGGGCGTCCATCCCCCCGCTGGTGGCGGTGTAGTAATGGCAGACCTTGCAGTGGAAGTGGTCCTCCGCTGGGTGCTTCAGCCGAGCGTGGCTTTCCAGCAGGGAGGGCGTGACGGTCCGGAAGGCACAGCTACCACACTGCAGCTGGGGCTTGCCGCTGGCTGAACGCTTTAGCGCCCGCGTCGgcgtcggagtcggagtcgcctCGCCACCTCCACTGCCAGCGCCACCGCTAGCGGCGGCAGCCTGCCCCTGCTGTTCCCCCGTCTCATTTCCATcaggaggcagggggagagagggcgTCTCTCCTCCTGGCGTCTGCTGCCCGCCGCTGCCGCTCTCCGCCACTCTCCTTTTGTGCTTATTGCTGGTGCAGTGCTTCTCGAAATCGCACTTGGCGACGCAGGCGTAGGAGCAGAGGTCGCAGAAGTGGTTCATCTCCTTGGTGTGGCGCCTCTTGACGTGCGTGGCCAGGCTGGGTTTGTCCTGGAACTCGTGGCCACAGTGGCTGCACGGGTGCGTGACCCTGGGCCTCTGCCCGCGTTTCCGCGTCTTCTTggcaccctcctctccctctttattACCTTGTGTTTTGTCACTCGTGTCAGAGCTGGTGGGGGCCGGGGGGTCTGATTTTTGACCCTCCACATGCTCACTTGACTTTTCTTTGGGAGTTCTGTCCATCGCGTCTGACGGTTGTGAATGTGCAGGCCCTTCTTCTGCTGATGAAGCCTCAACCATCTGCAGGAGCAACTGAGTGGGACTGATCTGTGGGCCCTCCTCAGCACTCTTTGCCGTTTGTTGTTCCTCTGAACCCACAGCCGCCTCACACAAAGGCGGCTTCCCAGACGCGTCTTTGCCGTCCCCGACTGCACTCGTGTCCTGTTGGCAGGACACCGCCATCCCTGCTGCAGTCTGCTGATTGTCT from Engraulis encrasicolus isolate BLACKSEA-1 chromosome 5, IST_EnEncr_1.0, whole genome shotgun sequence includes:
- the znf407 gene encoding zinc finger protein 407 yields the protein MDTRPRRKLRSKVLDQEAIEEESKEEESQDDPGTSTPDEKVPGTSTTDENKPSESLSSTAEESPRAPKKPDTSPVQDEPGDNCTCSVCDFVAKTPTALKIHAKRKHSRRGGGGHVKKADKEAPRDVCAAAKAHVGKEGVPPHTGEDNQQTAAGMAVSCQQDTSAVGDGKDASGKPPLCEAAVGSEEQQTAKSAEEGPQISPTQLLLQMVEASSAEEGPAHSQPSDAMDRTPKEKSSEHVEGQKSDPPAPTSSDTSDKTQGNKEGEEGAKKTRKRGQRPRVTHPCSHCGHEFQDKPSLATHVKRRHTKEMNHFCDLCSYACVAKCDFEKHCTSNKHKRRVAESGSGGQQTPGGETPSLPLPPDGNETGEQQGQAAAASGGAGSGGGEATPTPTPTRALKRSASGKPQLQCGSCAFRTVTPSLLESHARLKHPAEDHFHCKVCHYYTATSGGMDAHLASAPHQDAAKNKEVGASYAECVEKVHVILSQNSDNQPASSTDGTDAEGGGGDGETGEDVQQGDDATAEQEAEVFSDEKSGDGASPAKRKRGRPKGTNVTTCPHCGLVASNATNLSVHIRRRHSHQYSYMCKLCRYYCVTKGDMDRHCVTKKHVKRAEGAGGNTDPVVQVMSEEAAGKSGDIEIVRFKKVDYSQAEDDVTMTESAASAAADGEPPQQPQTSDGVEAQSNPPPKTAKTLFPTLHPRRSKYDPVNSCAHCNFVAHSIPSLELHVKRKHTKDFEFVCLACNYYAVTRREMSRHASTDKHKQKSLVYRESCAGGGGGKGDQEDAGGVAVLVAPPPTTETEETAQPSEPEAEAETEAENSETAMDQDDATTPNMTDTSSTNQGQEKPTSTTTTTTTTEEVTDGAADTEKAPEEEAPEAVKESTTTVTIKLDPVDDTEGTVTMTLDPADADADGTVTIKLDPSETEAALNAPPNADDDDLEREAEAEEGGLDECDDEEEEEEEEEDFVEGKCDDSFTDRQLVRAHPFDPCIISLKVLQEGDGADGGDSTMTTTSGGVALSLPGPLTKPKRGRPLLATITTRGMAPGQRIKCEDCGFMADGLSGLNVHISMKHPSKDKHFHCLLCGKSFYTESNLHQHLTSAAHLRNEQGSIEELPEGGATFKCVKCNEPFETEQDLFVHIKEKHEELLREVNKYVLEDTEQINREREENQGSVCKYCGKVCKSSNSMAFLAHVRTHTGSKPFSCKICNFATAQLGDARNHVKRHLGMREYKCHICGWAFVMKKHLSTHLLGKHGVGRPKERKYECDLCDRSFSERWALNNHMKLHTGDKPFKCAWPSCHYAFLTLSAMKDHYRTHTGEKSFLCDLCGFAGGTRHALTKHRRQHTGERPFRCQLCNFASTTQSHLTRHKRVHTGEKPYRCPWCDYRSNCAENIRKHILHTGKHDGVKMYNCPKCEYATNAPMEFRNHLKDTHPDIENPDLAYLHAGIVSKSFECRLKGQGATFVQAEMAFAPEDSPSSAAATLCRIGTAGLEAMGMGAADGSVQQVIIIQGYDGGVAGSVTVEQALEESAAATLQTLAMGGQVAEVLHITEDGQLISTTTTTSASSSSSINRQVLSGAGAATVGTITGGGSGGATHIQLPAGMHGATQYVLVEATGGGVEAATNATAILDASQGATVVTGRGGGGGGGGGGAEASHVMVSESASSALDALLCAVSELGHQQGGDSEEGGGGGGGAAQEAHGEEEIITTIIGGGGGGGEAMNEEQGRIAGEAAEEVQVQVASVEGGHVQVYREVLQGEEVMQMQMQEVVEEQGEQQGGSEQMGQVVTHVVGHAPSEHHHVAVGNHDEAMVQEVLQFAASQLMMKEGLTQVIVNDEGTHYIVTELEDGSAAALQLEGAVYAQSTEEHEQQQLQEVEGGGGAMEVVMGVVEEAQGETGVVVTAMETQVQEEDGAGGVERVVVYTEEAPHAEQ